A genomic region of Prionailurus bengalensis isolate Pbe53 chromosome D1, Fcat_Pben_1.1_paternal_pri, whole genome shotgun sequence contains the following coding sequences:
- the LOC122484267 gene encoding olfactory receptor 52A1-like: MSISNITVFMPSVLMLIGIPGLETVQCWIGIPFCVMYLIAMIGNSLLLIIIRSERSLHEPMYIFVGMLGVTDIALATTIMPKMLGIFWFHVPDIYFDSCLLQMWLIHTFQCIESGLLLAMALDRYVAICYPLRHAAIVTHRLVTQIGVVVTLRAAFLVAPCLILIKFRFQFYHTTIISHCYCEHMAIVKLAAENVRVNKIYGLFVAFTVAGFDLTFITLSYAQIFSTVFHLPQKEARLKAFNTCIAHICVFLQFYLLAFFSFFTHRFGAHVPPYIHILFSSLYLLVPPFLNPLVYGAKTKQIRIHVVKMFSSSNSL, translated from the coding sequence ATGTCCATTTCCAACATCACAGTCTTCATGCCTTCTGTGTTGATGCTGATAGGGATCCCAGGCCTAGAGACTGTGCAGTGCTGGATTGGGATTCCATTCTGTGTCATGTATCTCATTGCTATGATTGGAAACTCCTTGCTTCTGATCATCATCAGGTCAGAGCGCAGCCTCCATGAGCCCATGTACATTTTCGTAGGCATGCTGGGAGTCACAGATATTGCGCTTGCTACCACCATTATGCCCAAGATGCTTGGAATTTTCTGGTTTCATGTGCCAGACATTTATTTTGATTCCTGTTTGCTTCAAATGTGGCTCATCCACACATTTCAGTGCATAGAGTCAGGCCTTCTGTTGGCCATGGCTCTGGACCGTTATGTGGCCATCTGTTATCCACTAAGACATGCTGCCATCGTCACGCACCGCCTAGTCACCCAGATAGGGGTAGTGGTAACACTCAGGGCCGCTTTCCTAGTAGCCCCATGCCTAATACTGATAAAGTTCCGGTTTCAGTTTTACCATACAACCATCATCTCCCACTGCTACTGTGAGCATATGGCCATTGTGAAACTGGCTGCAGAAAATGTACGGGTCAACAAAATCTATGGCTTGTTTGTGGCATTTACAGTTGCAGGGTTCGACCTCACATTCATCACTTTGTCTTATGCACAGATCTTTTCTACAGTTTTTCATTTACCCCAGAAAGAGGCTCGGTTGAAAGCATTCAATACATGCATTGCTCACATATGCGTCTTCCTCCAGTTCTACCTCCttgccttcttctccttcttcacaCATAGGTTTGGTGCTCATGTGCCCCCTTATATCCATATCCTCTTTTCTAGCCTGTACTTGCTGGTCCCCCCATTTCTCAATCCACTTGTCTATGGTGCCAAGACCAAGCAGATCCGCATTCATGTGGTAAAGATGTTCTCTTCCTCAAATTCACTGTGA